A region of bacterium DNA encodes the following proteins:
- the recN gene encoding DNA repair protein RecN: MLSRLHIKDFVLIDDLEIEFSPGLNIFTGETGAGKTIIIDAINTVLGERVKTDYIRTGSEKSVISALFEIKENSVIKNLLETYGIPLSDQNLLLEREILSSGKHLCRINGKLVTLNVLAQLGENLVDIHGQHQHQSLLNQNTQLNLLDEYGEFNELSREVNQIYRQFTALIDRLNTLSFENQERVRQLDLLKFEHEEIDQANLTPGEDEELEQEVKILRNAEKLHILAQETYHLLYGTEAINANFYQVQKKLSEITELDPSLKEPLQMAQNLYYQLEELTRQVDNYTQKIKFDPAKLEEIESRLDLMSKLKRKYGGTISAILEYKEKITTQINSITYNEEEIDNLKKQLAEITVLLEVKINKLSQKRKEVAHKLANEIILQLSDLGMKKAQFEVKIEAKQQSDSLIKLDGMPVKVTSTGADLIEFLISPNVGEALKPLADIASGGEISRVMLAIKTILAQVDEIPTLIFDEIDTGIGGTIGQKVGAKLKHISHSRQVICITHLPQIAAYAQIHLYVEKKVVGSKTQTYVRKLDKTARLNELALLLDGHEISPTSLKHAEELLEKVASREI; encoded by the coding sequence ATGCTTTCTCGACTACATATCAAAGATTTTGTATTAATTGATGATTTAGAAATAGAGTTTTCTCCTGGACTTAATATTTTTACTGGTGAAACAGGGGCAGGCAAAACCATCATTATTGACGCCATTAATACGGTTTTAGGTGAGCGGGTAAAAACTGACTACATTCGGACTGGAAGTGAAAAAAGTGTCATTTCTGCCTTATTTGAAATCAAAGAGAACTCCGTGATAAAAAATCTCTTAGAAACCTACGGTATCCCATTATCAGACCAAAATCTCCTTCTTGAACGGGAAATTTTATCCTCTGGAAAACACTTGTGCCGAATTAACGGTAAGTTAGTTACTCTAAATGTGTTAGCCCAGCTCGGAGAAAATTTAGTCGATATTCATGGCCAACACCAACATCAATCTTTACTTAATCAAAATACCCAATTAAACCTGTTGGATGAATACGGTGAATTTAATGAATTAAGCAGAGAAGTCAACCAGATTTATAGACAATTTACGGCACTAATTGACCGATTAAACACACTTTCTTTTGAGAACCAGGAAAGAGTCAGGCAACTTGATTTGTTAAAATTTGAGCATGAAGAAATCGACCAGGCAAACCTTACCCCGGGGGAGGATGAAGAATTAGAACAGGAGGTAAAAATCCTGCGAAATGCAGAGAAACTTCATATCCTGGCACAAGAAACCTATCACCTGCTTTATGGCACTGAGGCAATCAATGCCAACTTCTATCAGGTTCAAAAGAAGTTATCCGAAATAACCGAACTCGACCCATCATTAAAAGAACCCTTGCAGATGGCTCAAAATCTCTACTACCAATTAGAAGAACTAACCAGGCAGGTAGATAATTATACTCAAAAGATTAAATTTGACCCGGCTAAATTAGAAGAGATTGAATCAAGATTAGATTTGATGAGTAAATTAAAACGAAAATATGGAGGGACAATTTCAGCCATCCTTGAATACAAGGAGAAAATAACTACCCAGATAAATTCAATTACCTATAATGAAGAAGAGATTGACAATCTCAAGAAACAACTTGCGGAAATAACCGTTTTATTAGAGGTAAAGATAAATAAGTTATCGCAAAAAAGAAAAGAAGTAGCCCATAAATTAGCCAATGAGATAATTCTCCAATTATCTGATTTAGGGATGAAAAAGGCACAATTTGAAGTAAAGATAGAGGCAAAACAGCAAAGCGATAGTTTGATTAAACTTGATGGTATGCCTGTTAAGGTAACTTCAACAGGTGCAGACCTCATCGAATTTTTAATCTCTCCTAATGTTGGTGAGGCATTGAAACCATTAGCCGATATTGCTTCAGGTGGAGAGATTTCACGGGTGATGTTAGCCATAAAAACTATTTTAGCCCAGGTAGATGAAATTCCAACACTTATCTTTGATGAGATAGATACCGGGATTGGGGGAACAATTGGGCAGAAAGTCGGGGCAAAGTTAAAACACATAAGTCATAGTCGGCAGGTAATTTGCATTACACACTTACCTCAAATCGCCGCTTATGCCCAAATTCATCTCTATGTTGAAAAAAAGGTTGTAGGAAGTAAAACACAAACTTATGTTCGCAAATTGGATAAAACCGCCCGGCTGAACGAATTAGCCCTTCTTTTAGACGGACACGAAATCTCACCCACATCATTAAAACATGCTGAAGAACTATTAGAGAAGGTAGCGAGTAGGGAGATTTGA